A genomic window from Stigmatopora argus isolate UIUO_Sarg chromosome 13, RoL_Sarg_1.0, whole genome shotgun sequence includes:
- the LOC144087391 gene encoding solute carrier family 35 member F5-like isoform X1 — MECMFIMNRVGSPGSSVAAQRRRMALGVIILLLVDVIWVASSELTSYIFRRQEYNKPFFSTFTKTSMFVLYLLGFLLWRPWRQQCTGSLKRRHPSRFSDAEAYFAPCASDTAMNNCLSEPLYVPVKFQEVPSDLSNCLMDADCHSRESASKKQRVRFSNIMEVRQLPSTQALEAKLSRMSYPAAKDHEAMLRTVGKLTITDVAKISFFFCFVWFLANLSYQEALSDTQVAIVNILSSTSGLFTLILAAIFPSNSSDRFTLSKLLAVALSMGGVALVSLSAMDRPDEKATIGSLWSLAGAILYAIYIVMIKRRVDREDKLDIPMFFGFVGLFNLLLLWPGFLLLHYTGFEAFELPSQLVWTYILINGLIGTVLSEFLWLWGCFLTSSLVGTLALSLTIPLSILADIFLQKVRFSWLFFAGAIPVFLSFFIATLLCHYNNWDPVMVGLRRLYAFVFRRHRIHRIPEDNELCESLIPLHTVSLNQGSLCS; from the exons ATGGAGTGTATGTTCATCATGAACCGGGTGGGCTCGCCGGGTAGCTCGGTTGCTGCCCAACGGAGGCGGATGGCCCTGGGGGTCATCATACTCTTGCTTGTGGACGTCATCTGGGTGGCCTCTTCGGAGCTCACATCA TACATTTTCAGGAGACAGGAATACAACAAGCCCTTTTTTAGCACCTTTACCAAGACATCCATGTTTGTGCTCTACCTGCTGGGCTTCCTGTTGTGGCGGCCATGGAGGCAGCAGTGTACCGGTTCGCTTAAGCGCCGACACCCTTCGCGG TTCAGCGACGCGGAAGCCTACTTTGCACCCTGCGCCAGCGACACCGCTATGAACAACTGCTTG AGTGAACCGCTGTATGTACCAGTCAAATTTCAGGAGGTACCCAGCGATCTCTCCAACTGTCTAATGGACGCAGACTGCCATTCTCGTGAGT CGGCTTCCAAAAAGCAGCGAGTGCGTTTTAGCAACATCATGGAGGTGCGTCAGCTGCCCTCCACGCAAGCCCTGGAGGCCAAACTGTCCCGCATGTCCTACCCGGCCGCCAAAGACCACGAGGCCATGTTGCGTACGGTGGGCAAGCTAACCATCACCGACGTGGCCAAAATCAgcttcttcttttgttttgtg TGGTTCCTGGCCAACCTGTCCTATCAGGAAGCGCTCTCCGACACACAAGTGGCCATTGTCAACATTTTGTCATCCACGTCAG GCCTGTTCACCCTCATCTTGGCGGCTATTTTTCCCAGCAACAGCAGCGACCGCTTCACCTTGTCCAAGTTGTTAGCAGTGGCCTTGAG TATGGGAGGAGTTGCCCTGGTGAGCCTCTCCGCCATGGACCGACCCGACGAGAAAGCCACCATCG GTTCCTTGTGGTCGCTGGCCGGCGCCATTTTATACGCCATCTACATTGTGATGATCAAAAGAAGGGTGGATCGGGAGGATAAGCTGGACATCCCCATGTTCTTCG GGTTTGTAGGTCTGTTCAACCTTCTGCTGCTGTGGCCGGGCTTCCTGCTGCTTCACTACACGGGCTTCGAGGCCTTTGAGCTTCCCAGCCAGCTGGTGTGGACCTACATCCTCATCAACGGCCTCATCGGGACCGTTCTCTCCGAGTTCCTCTGGCTCTG GGGCTGCTTCCTCACATCTTCGCTGGTGGGGACCCTGGCCCTCAGCCTCACCATACCGCTATCCATTTTAGCCGATATTTTCTTGCAGAAG GTACGCTTCTCCTGGCTGTTTTTCGCAGGGGCCATTCCCGTCTTCCTCTCCTTCTTCATTGCCACACTGTTATGTCACTACAACAACTGGGACCCGGTCATGGTGGGCCTGAGGAGACTGTACGCCTTCGTTTTTAGAAGACATCGCATTCATAG GATCCCCGAGGACAATGAACTATGCGAAAGCCTGATCCCTTTGCACACCGTCTCCCTCAACCAAGGAAGTCTGTGCTCGTGA
- the LOC144087391 gene encoding solute carrier family 35 member F5-like isoform X2, whose product MECMFIMNRVGSPGSSVAAQRRRMALGVIILLLVDVIWVASSELTSYIFRRQEYNKPFFSTFTKTSMFVLYLLGFLLWRPWRQQCTGSLKRRHPSRFSDAEAYFAPCASDTAMNNCLSEPLYVPVKFQEVPSDLSNCLMDADCHSPASKKQRVRFSNIMEVRQLPSTQALEAKLSRMSYPAAKDHEAMLRTVGKLTITDVAKISFFFCFVWFLANLSYQEALSDTQVAIVNILSSTSGLFTLILAAIFPSNSSDRFTLSKLLAVALSMGGVALVSLSAMDRPDEKATIGSLWSLAGAILYAIYIVMIKRRVDREDKLDIPMFFGFVGLFNLLLLWPGFLLLHYTGFEAFELPSQLVWTYILINGLIGTVLSEFLWLWGCFLTSSLVGTLALSLTIPLSILADIFLQKVRFSWLFFAGAIPVFLSFFIATLLCHYNNWDPVMVGLRRLYAFVFRRHRIHRIPEDNELCESLIPLHTVSLNQGSLCS is encoded by the exons ATGGAGTGTATGTTCATCATGAACCGGGTGGGCTCGCCGGGTAGCTCGGTTGCTGCCCAACGGAGGCGGATGGCCCTGGGGGTCATCATACTCTTGCTTGTGGACGTCATCTGGGTGGCCTCTTCGGAGCTCACATCA TACATTTTCAGGAGACAGGAATACAACAAGCCCTTTTTTAGCACCTTTACCAAGACATCCATGTTTGTGCTCTACCTGCTGGGCTTCCTGTTGTGGCGGCCATGGAGGCAGCAGTGTACCGGTTCGCTTAAGCGCCGACACCCTTCGCGG TTCAGCGACGCGGAAGCCTACTTTGCACCCTGCGCCAGCGACACCGCTATGAACAACTGCTTG AGTGAACCGCTGTATGTACCAGTCAAATTTCAGGAGGTACCCAGCGATCTCTCCAACTGTCTAATGGACGCAGACTGCCATTCTC CGGCTTCCAAAAAGCAGCGAGTGCGTTTTAGCAACATCATGGAGGTGCGTCAGCTGCCCTCCACGCAAGCCCTGGAGGCCAAACTGTCCCGCATGTCCTACCCGGCCGCCAAAGACCACGAGGCCATGTTGCGTACGGTGGGCAAGCTAACCATCACCGACGTGGCCAAAATCAgcttcttcttttgttttgtg TGGTTCCTGGCCAACCTGTCCTATCAGGAAGCGCTCTCCGACACACAAGTGGCCATTGTCAACATTTTGTCATCCACGTCAG GCCTGTTCACCCTCATCTTGGCGGCTATTTTTCCCAGCAACAGCAGCGACCGCTTCACCTTGTCCAAGTTGTTAGCAGTGGCCTTGAG TATGGGAGGAGTTGCCCTGGTGAGCCTCTCCGCCATGGACCGACCCGACGAGAAAGCCACCATCG GTTCCTTGTGGTCGCTGGCCGGCGCCATTTTATACGCCATCTACATTGTGATGATCAAAAGAAGGGTGGATCGGGAGGATAAGCTGGACATCCCCATGTTCTTCG GGTTTGTAGGTCTGTTCAACCTTCTGCTGCTGTGGCCGGGCTTCCTGCTGCTTCACTACACGGGCTTCGAGGCCTTTGAGCTTCCCAGCCAGCTGGTGTGGACCTACATCCTCATCAACGGCCTCATCGGGACCGTTCTCTCCGAGTTCCTCTGGCTCTG GGGCTGCTTCCTCACATCTTCGCTGGTGGGGACCCTGGCCCTCAGCCTCACCATACCGCTATCCATTTTAGCCGATATTTTCTTGCAGAAG GTACGCTTCTCCTGGCTGTTTTTCGCAGGGGCCATTCCCGTCTTCCTCTCCTTCTTCATTGCCACACTGTTATGTCACTACAACAACTGGGACCCGGTCATGGTGGGCCTGAGGAGACTGTACGCCTTCGTTTTTAGAAGACATCGCATTCATAG GATCCCCGAGGACAATGAACTATGCGAAAGCCTGATCCCTTTGCACACCGTCTCCCTCAACCAAGGAAGTCTGTGCTCGTGA
- the gpr39 gene encoding G-protein coupled receptor 39 — protein METEEEIPEEKDWSQLEANYGVKIFLTILYGLILVTGIVGNSATIRTTWVLRRNGYLQRNVTDHVVSLACSDLLVLLVGMPVELYSAIWFPFTSASGGDAACKLYNFVLEACSYATILNVATLSFERYVAICHPFRFRTLSGRRTSGSVALAWLVSVLVALPLLVATGTQGHVPVSAQEPVQNLTFCTNLRERWQMYRFSIFVAFVVYLLVLAGVAFMCRAMILVLRKSAGASDGGCGTDGGIAVNQSAKVKMARKQTIIFLGLIVVSLLVCWFPNQIRRLMMAGAPKSAWTAAYFHIYVTLHPVADAFFYLSSALNPFLYNVPSRQFRQVFVQALRCRLTVRHVNERTVTVSGTPSGRSLRPLLFKSLRRSRGVASGEKSQKPSDARIEADPAHSEECKLGNEDATSTSA, from the exons ATGGAGACGGAAGAGGAAATTCCAGAGGAGAAAGACTGGAGTCAGTTGGAAGCCAATTACGGCGTAAAAATCTTCTTGACCATCTTGTATGGCCTGATCCTGGTAACCGGCATTGTGGGTAACTCAGCCACCATCCGGACCACGTGGGTGCTCCGGCGCAACGGCTACCTTCAGCGGAACGTGACGGACCACGTGGTGAGCCTGGCCTGCTCGGACCTCCTGGTTCTGCTGGTGGGGATGCCCGTGGAGCTCTACAGCGCCATCTGGTTTCCCTTCACCTCGGCGTCCGGGGGGGACGCCGCCTGCAAGCTTTACAACTTTGTCTTGGAGGCGTGCAGCTACGCCACCATCCTCAACGTGGCCACGCTGAGCTTCGAGCGCTACGTGGCTATATGCCATCCCTTCCGATTCCGGACCCTAAGCGGCCGGCGCACCTCGGGATCGGTCGCCCTGGCCTGGCTGGTGTCCGTGCTGGTGGCGCTGCCCCTGCTGGTGGCCACCGGGACGCAGGGCCACGTCCCGGTCTCGGCCCAGGAGCCGGTCCAGAACCTGACCTTTTGCACTAACCTGAGGGAACGCTGGCAGATGTATCGCTTCAGCATCTTCGTGGCCTTCGTGGTCTACTTGCTGGTTTTGGCCGGCGTGGCCTTCATGTGTCGGGCCATGATCCTGGTCCTGAGGAAATCCGCGGGGGCGTCGGACGGAGGCTGCGGGACGGACGGCGGCATAGCGGTCAACCAAAGTGCCAAGGTGAAGATGGCCAGGAAGCAGACCATCATTTTCTTGG GCCTCATCGTGGTCTCCCTGTTGGTGTGTTGGTTCCCCAACCAGATCCGCCGCCTGATGATGGCCGGCGCGCCCAAGTCCGCCTGGACCGCGGCCTACTTCCACATCTACGTCACCCTCCACCCGGTGGCCGACGCCTTCTTCTACCTGAGCTCGGCCCTCAACCCCTTCCTATACAACGTGCCCTCTCGGCAATTTCGCCAGGTTTTCGTCCAAGCGCTGCGCTGCCGCCTGACCGTGCGCCACGTCAACGAGCGAACCGTGACCGTCTCCGGCACCCCGTCTGGCCGTTCCCTGCGACCCCTGCTCTTCAAATCCCTCCGCCGAAGTCGGGGCGTGGCCTCGGGGGAGAAATCCCAGAAACCGAGCGACGCCAGAATTGAGGCGGACCCCGCCCATTCCGAAGAATGTAAACTTGGGAACGAAGACGCGACGTCAACGTCTGCGTAA
- the LOC144087026 gene encoding ly6/PLAUR domain-containing protein 1-like has translation MFIFTLLTLLHFLFFKSGLALQIQCYQCEEVTHDCTTPDFVVNCTINVQDTCQNEVLVKEDGIHYRKSCASSGACLIASSGYQQFCTGKMNSVCITCCNTPLCNGQRHKKRTQASACVRLAVPRLAVLGLSVALSSFLSQSQGKY, from the exons ATGTTTATCTTCACTCTTCTTACTTTGCTCCACTTTCTCTTCTTCAAGTCAG gaCTGGCTTTGCAGATTCAATGCTACCAGTGTGAGGAGGTCACCCACGACTGCACCACGCCGGATTTCGTGGTCAACTGCACCATCAACGTGCAGGACACGTGCCAGAACGAGGTTCTCGTCAAGGAAGATG GAATCCACTACCGCAAGTCCTGCGCGTCCTCGGGAGCCTGTCTTATCGCTTCTTCGGGCTATCAACAGTTCTGCACGGGCAAGATGAACTCGGTGTGCATCACCTGCTGCAACACGCCGCTGTGCAACGGCCAGCGCCACAAAAAGCGGACCCAAGCTTCGGCTTGCGTTAGACTGGCCGTGCCGCGTTTGGCGGTTTTGGGCCTCTCGGTGGCGCTCTCTTCATTCCTTAGCCAAAGTCAAGGAAAATACTAG
- the LOC144087162 gene encoding uncharacterized protein LOC144087162 isoform X2: MQTMNQRFDGENGALIKTTLQDAVIGSGCQMRTLDSGIGTIPLPESCSFFSSILHLLPKPPSSAPEAEPPPARIVPDPPGDEAPPLPRWRIPSGFRDDRAGLPGPLFEGAHVQSVPFPPVAFPPPPPVVTSARVCDTRHGTQRPPQGGLEPKRLTYVKTKTRSPQSQQNEPTRLQLAN, encoded by the exons ATGCAGACGATGAACCAGAGATTTGACGGGGAAAATGGAGCTCTCATCAAAACCACTCTCCAGGATGCAGTTATCG GGTCCGGCTGCCAGATGCGAACGTTGGACAGCGGAATCGGGACCATCCCCCTCCCCGAATCCTGCTCCTTCTTCTCCTCCATCCTGCACCTCCTCCCCAAGCCCCCCTCGTCCGCCCCCGAGGCCGAGCCGCCTCCGGCCCGGATCGTCCCGGACCCCCCCGGCGACGAGGCGCCCCCGTTACCCCGGTGGAGGATCCCCTCGGGTTTCCGGGACGACCGCGCCGGGTTGCCCGGCCCCCTGTTCGAGGGCGCCCACGTCCAGTCAGTGCCTTTCCCTCCCGTGGCCTTCCCCCCGCCTCCGCCCGTTGTGACGTCCGCCCGTGTGTGTGATACCCGCCACGGAACCCAGAGACCCCCGCAAG GTGGATTGGAACCAAAGAGGCTGACCTACGTCAAAACCAAGACGAGAAGCCCTCAGAGTCAACAGAATGAGCCCACCAGGCTTCAGCTCGCCAACT AG
- the LOC144087162 gene encoding uncharacterized protein LOC144087162 isoform X1, producing the protein MELSSKPLSRMQLSEPLWSNLDILPCEGSGCQMRTLDSGIGTIPLPESCSFFSSILHLLPKPPSSAPEAEPPPARIVPDPPGDEAPPLPRWRIPSGFRDDRAGLPGPLFEGAHVQSVPFPPVAFPPPPPVVTSARVCDTRHGTQRPPQGGLEPKRLTYVKTKTRSPQSQQNEPTRLQLAN; encoded by the exons ATGGAGCTCTCATCAAAACCACTCTCCAGGATGCAGTTATCG GAGCCACTTTGGAGCAATCTGGACATTCTGCCTTGTGAAG GGTCCGGCTGCCAGATGCGAACGTTGGACAGCGGAATCGGGACCATCCCCCTCCCCGAATCCTGCTCCTTCTTCTCCTCCATCCTGCACCTCCTCCCCAAGCCCCCCTCGTCCGCCCCCGAGGCCGAGCCGCCTCCGGCCCGGATCGTCCCGGACCCCCCCGGCGACGAGGCGCCCCCGTTACCCCGGTGGAGGATCCCCTCGGGTTTCCGGGACGACCGCGCCGGGTTGCCCGGCCCCCTGTTCGAGGGCGCCCACGTCCAGTCAGTGCCTTTCCCTCCCGTGGCCTTCCCCCCGCCTCCGCCCGTTGTGACGTCCGCCCGTGTGTGTGATACCCGCCACGGAACCCAGAGACCCCCGCAAG GTGGATTGGAACCAAAGAGGCTGACCTACGTCAAAACCAAGACGAGAAGCCCTCAGAGTCAACAGAATGAGCCCACCAGGCTTCAGCTCGCCAACT AG
- the LOC144087264 gene encoding uncharacterized protein LOC144087264, with translation MTSNEGIYSLGGKNNLAGATDKANKNVNGGIATVDSDESSNDSRMSQSQESSDSTSVRTDSPKEPLASAVAKNLTFPADPPAQLENDGLEEHPQVQTENSGDVLSDNNNNPERSSDRKSRLDRMDLESRARDANPAVGHSATRALSCVSEARQRSSSAEVSHHGDAGTSRNLKPKPQLCDSARKAFILRSKSADAGPEQHKHIHSPLHQNLFWGHKSGSPNKRPNHGKLHGPGHDAEKEEDSASTCKSLERLQQRSPLASPVKSATAAKPTAVDEGSKNLTAQPQSAKILSNHEEVDNKQEQLAEPFSSELVSPSPPLPPGRTTSLLLRTSSDSGRVSRPQSATVGKTMSGLQTNFSTDNQVVLNAHSSRMAPLSSTEAHDSESAVAYHGVMVAPSLLPKPNVLQRSQQSISEPKLSEVPPQTYSNVYYHNCQSSGSRAVKMSLPANARSHEAISGPESGTFLALNRQNQDDPKPAVKSIQTYQTYLCDPHMMPDRGKARRKIETRCNSLDSEPCGPPVAPDGAVVLDWGFDEEGWLFKRSVSVSTRPPLKPVMGMNGAKARSQSFGARYADRPSFNRSGKVRTQIKTHSGSSLNSLGDVLPGSMSCSSSYHCPTNRSLLNNFLIEEGLACPPCLGSSSERLQSLKLQREQARRLQIEQQFCSAFGEPVCEEPERQSTITTIEEKVMLGIEENLHKSQEQERSAEVKPKSGSTLANWFGFRKGKLPTPGAKKPEPAKVKDEKRDQKITSLLGGKQTKSEKKRDRRKSDGKECPAGRRESHDAVRAFIAMPCPGISLHETQGLRDVVGGAQVRPTPPRVGSYAFIPTLSR, from the exons ATGACCTCCAATGAGGGCATCTACTCCCTGGGCGGGAAAAATAATCTGGCGGGAGCGACGGACAAGGCAAACAAAAACGTCAACGGAGGAATCGCCACGGTGGATTCTGACGAGAGCAGCAACGATTCTCGGATGTCTCAAAGTCAGGAATCAAGCGACAGCACGTCGGTCCGCACCGATAGTCCGAAAGAACCTTTAGCTAGCGCCGTTGCGAAAAACTTGACGTTCCCGGCGGACCCGCCGGCGCAGCTTGAAAATGACGGCTTGGAGGAACACCCGCAAGTCCAAACGGAGAACTCCGGCGACGTGTTGAGCGACAATAACAACAACCCGGAACGATCCAGTGACCGTAAATCCAGACTGGACCGCATGGACTTGGAATCTCGAGCCAGGGATGCCAATCCCGCCGTTGGCCATTCGGCCACCAGGGCTTTGAGCTGCGTGAGCGAAGCCAGGCAACGGAGCTCGTCGGCAGAGGTTTCTCACCACGGCGACGCCGGGACCTCCCGGAACCTCAAACCCAAACCGCAGCTCTGCGACTCGGCCAGGAAAGCGTTCATCCTGCGCAGCAAGAGCGCCGACGCCGGGCCGGAACAGCACAAACACATCCACTCGCCTCTCCACCAAAACCTCTTCTGGGGCCACAAATCCGGCAGTCCCAACAAAAGGCCCAATCACGGTAAACTACACGGCCCGGGTCACGATGCGGAGAAAGAGGAGGACTCGGCGTCCACTTGCAAGTCTCTTGAACGACTGCAACAGCGCTCGCCTCTCGCCTCGCCTGTCAAAAGCGCAACGGCGGCGAAACCTACTGCGGTCGATGAAGGCTCAAAGAATCTGACGGCGCAGCCGCAGTCCGCCAAGATTCTGTCCAATCACGAGGAGGTGGACAACAAACAGGAACAACTCGCCGAGCCGTTTTCTTCAGAGCTAGTTTCTCCGTCGCCACCGCTTCCGCCAGGTCGGACAACTTCTCTCCTCCTCAGAACCTCGTCGGATTCCGGGCGTGTTAGTCGCCCTCAGAGTGCCACCGTGGGGAAAACCATGTCTGGTCTCCAGACTAACTTCTCAACAGACAATCAAGTCGTCCTCAACGCCCATTCTTCTAGGATGGCACCGCTCTCGAGCACGGAAGCGCACGATTCGGAATCGGCCGTGGCGTACCACGGCGTTATGGTTGCGCCGTCTCTGTTGCCCAAACCAAACGTTTTGCAAAGATCTCAACAGAGCATCAGCGAGCCGAAACTTTCTGAAGTCCCGCCTCAGACGTACTCCAACGTGTACTATCACAACTGTCAGAGTTCCGGGTCCAGGGCCGTCAAAATGTCTCTTCCGGCAAATGCCAGATCCCACGAAGCCATCTCGGGACCAGAGAGCGGTACGTTCCTTGCGTTGAATCGCCAGAACCAAGACGATCCGAAGCCGGCCGTGAAAAGCATCCAAACCTACCAGACGTACCTTTGCGACCCGCACATGATGCCCGACCGCGGCAAAGCCCGGCGGAAGATCGAAACCCGTTGCAATTCTCTGGATTCCGAGCCCTGCGGTCCTCCGGTCGCCCCGGACGGCGCCGTGGTGCTGGACTGGGGCTTCGACGAGGAAGGCTGGCTTTTCAAGCGCTCCGTCTCCGTGTCCACCAGACCCCCGCTGAAGCCGGTCATGGGCATGAACGGGGCCAAGGCTCGGAGCCAGAGCTTCGGAGCTCGCTACGCGGACCGACCCAGCTTCAACCGGTCCGGCAAAGTGCGCACTCAGATCAAAACCCACTCGGGGAGCTCCTTGAACTCCCTCGGGGATGTTCTCCCGGGTAGCATGAGTTGCTCCAGTAGCTACCACTGCCCAACCAACCGTTCCCTGCTGAACAACTTCCTCATCGAAGAAGGCCTGGCGTGTCCCCCGTGTCTGGGCTCCTCCAGCGAAAGACTCCAGAGTCTCAAACTCCAACGAGAACAAGCCAGACGTCTGCAGATCGAGCAGCAGTTCTGCAGCGCTTTCGGGGAACCCGTCTGCGAAGAACCGGAGAGGCAGAGTACCATAACCACCATCGAGGAGAAGGTGATGCTCGGCATCGaggagaatttgcacaagtCTCAGGAACAGGAGAGGAGCGCCGAAGTCAAGCCCAAATCCGGGTCCACCTTGGCCAACTGGTTCGGCTTCCGCAAGGGGAAGCTGCCGACGCCCGGCGCCAAGAAACCCGAACCGGCGAAGGTCAAAGACGAAAAGAGGGATCAGAAGATCACCTCGCTGCTGGGGGGGAAGCAGACCAAGTCGGAGAAGAAGAGAGATCGGAGGAAAAGCGACGGAAAAGAGTG CCCCGCGGGAAGAAGAGAGTCCCACGATGCGGTGCGAGCGTTCATCGCCATGCCTTGCCCGGGGATATCACTTCACGAAACGCAGGGACTCCGCGATGTCGTCGGGGGTGCGCAGGTAAGGCCAACGCCACCACGTGTCGGGTCGTACGCCTTCATTCCCACGTTATCCCGGTAA
- the LOC144087265 gene encoding nck-associated protein 5-like: MVTLTKNFSRMEETVRTLLQNQDSLEGPKVDPLDLMKAYKDKLLEEMWKQQDSLEGPAPPETETTTTSESLEAGGSPEENNSNSLLLRLRALEAENSALSLENDNQRKQYERCLDEVANQVVQALLTQKDLKEECVKLRTRVFDLEQQNRILNVLFQQRVRKSSSPAPQVGELN, translated from the exons GATGGAGGAGACTGTGCGAACCCTACTGCAGAACCAGGATTCATTGGAAGGCCCAAAGGTGGACCCACTGGACCTGATGAAAGCGTACAAG GATAAACTTTTGGAGGAAATGTGGAAGCAGCAGGACAGTCTGGAGGGTCCGGCTCCTCCGGAAACGGAGACAACGACGACATCGGAATCTCTGGAGGCTGGCGGCAGTCCAGAGGAAAACAACAGCAATTCGCTGCTCCTACGACTGAGAGCGCTCGAG GCCGAGAACTCGGCTTTGTCCTTGGAAAACGACAACCAGAGGAAGCAATACGAGCGCTGCCTGGATGAG GTGGCCAATCAAGTCGTTCAGGCTCTTCTCACTCAAAAG GACTTGAAAGAAGAATGCGTCAAGCTGCGGACGCGGGTCTTCGACCTGGAGCAGCAGAACCGTATCCTTAACGTCTTGTTCCAACAAAGAGTCCGAAAGTCTTCCAGTCCTGCACCCCAGGTAggagaattgaattga